One window from the genome of Amycolatopsis sp. NBC_01480 encodes:
- a CDS encoding patatin-like phospholipase family protein, with protein sequence MSEALVLGGGGVAGIAWITGLLAGLADAGQDVSGADLLVGTSAGATVAAQLGSGLSLDELYARQADPDRQCAELMAELDMESLGAQMATALGETTTFTEMRRAIGGFSLAADTVPEAERRAVIEGRLPSHEWPERALKIVAVDAETGEPRVFDNASGVSLVDAVAASCAVPGIWPPTTIEGHRYVDGGVRSAMNADYATGASRVLLILPLGQAEPLASEKPLPESLADLRAAGAEIAILEPDEPSLAAIATNPLDPASRTPAAKAGRAQGRTATLTWS encoded by the coding sequence ATGAGCGAGGCATTGGTACTGGGCGGCGGCGGAGTGGCCGGGATCGCCTGGATCACCGGGCTGCTCGCGGGGCTGGCCGATGCGGGACAGGACGTCTCCGGTGCGGACTTGCTCGTGGGCACGTCGGCGGGCGCCACTGTGGCCGCGCAGCTGGGCAGCGGTCTGAGCCTGGACGAGCTGTACGCGCGCCAGGCGGACCCGGACCGGCAGTGCGCCGAGCTGATGGCCGAGCTGGACATGGAAAGCCTGGGCGCGCAGATGGCCACCGCGCTGGGCGAGACCACCACGTTCACCGAGATGCGCCGCGCGATCGGCGGATTCTCCCTCGCCGCGGACACGGTCCCGGAGGCCGAGCGCCGCGCGGTGATCGAAGGCCGCCTGCCGTCACACGAGTGGCCGGAGCGCGCCCTGAAGATCGTCGCGGTGGACGCCGAAACCGGCGAGCCGCGGGTGTTCGACAACGCGTCCGGCGTGAGCCTGGTGGACGCGGTCGCCGCAAGCTGCGCCGTCCCCGGCATCTGGCCCCCGACCACGATCGAAGGCCACCGCTACGTCGACGGCGGCGTCCGTTCCGCGATGAACGCCGACTACGCCACGGGCGCGTCGCGCGTGCTGCTGATCCTCCCGTTGGGCCAGGCCGAGCCGCTCGCCAGCGAGAAGCCCCTGCCCGAATCCCTCGCCGACCTGCGCGCCGCCGGCGCCGAGATCGCGATCCTGGAGCCGGACGAGCCTTCCCTCGCCGCCATCGCCACCAACCCACTGGACCCGGCCTCCCGCACCCCCGCCGCCAAGGCCGGCCGTGCGCAGGGCCGAACAGCCACACTCACCTGGTCGTGA